The following are from one region of the Veillonellales bacterium genome:
- a CDS encoding O-antigen ligase family protein: MKYLFLIFLLLNPVSYIVNQEIRQSQEFIFQISSIILIGAGLAFGNKSLKRDKFNLWFSLLMAWVFITYLIHLSGWSIAFNAFLGLMIYYTALKTLNKQDIQFLIKGISWVAGAGVLYLALQYFDFDLRGIVLKDQGITPHSSFFALEAVMGGYFAIVIPLLITFSWTAFLLFIPLIFSWSTGAYIGATVATFFYLWYKRRILFWWLLIPTISAVVSFIVFIDNPMGMQGTRVAMWKIVTQDSFRKPLTGHGLDSFRVPKMKGDGRYLKPVMNNKAVKAILTDEGLFIKGAPSREMVEKFKLDGKIFDFWDHPHNEVLWLFYETGIMGLILLGIFLYHLWQRFIKSKMSKETVASMASIVALFIFMQTQFPFHLARIAHIAPLLLAFFYISTNNEEQILI; this comes from the coding sequence ATGAAATATTTATTTCTGATTTTTTTACTACTTAATCCTGTTTCGTATATCGTTAACCAGGAGATACGGCAATCACAGGAATTTATTTTTCAAATATCAAGTATTATCTTGATAGGCGCTGGTCTTGCTTTTGGTAATAAATCGTTAAAGCGTGATAAATTCAATCTTTGGTTCTCTTTGCTTATGGCGTGGGTATTCATAACCTATCTAATCCATCTTTCAGGGTGGAGTATAGCCTTTAATGCTTTCCTTGGGCTTATGATATATTACACGGCTTTAAAAACGTTAAATAAACAAGATATTCAATTTCTTATCAAAGGTATATCTTGGGTGGCTGGAGCAGGAGTTTTGTATTTAGCCTTACAATATTTCGATTTTGATTTACGTGGAATAGTTTTAAAAGACCAAGGTATAACCCCGCATTCCTCTTTCTTCGCGTTAGAAGCAGTTATGGGTGGATACTTTGCTATTGTTATCCCCTTGCTAATCACTTTTAGCTGGACGGCTTTTCTTTTATTCATACCGCTTATATTCTCTTGGAGTACTGGAGCATATATCGGGGCTACGGTGGCTACATTTTTTTATCTTTGGTATAAACGAAGGATTTTATTCTGGTGGTTATTGATACCGACAATCTCCGCGGTCGTATCTTTTATAGTCTTCATTGATAATCCTATGGGTATGCAGGGAACAAGGGTTGCTATGTGGAAAATAGTTACACAAGATTCATTCCGTAAGCCGCTTACCGGACATGGGCTTGATTCGTTCAGAGTACCAAAGATGAAAGGAGACGGAAGGTATTTAAAGCCGGTAATGAACAATAAAGCGGTAAAAGCAATACTAACCGATGAAGGTTTATTTATTAAAGGGGCTCCTTCGAGGGAAATGGTAGAAAAATTTAAACTTGATGGAAAGATTTTTGATTTTTGGGATCATCCGCACAATGAGGTTCTTTGGTTGTTCTATGAAACGGGGATAATGGGGTTGATATTATTGGGAATATTTCTTTATCACCTATGGCAGCGTTTCATCAAAAGCAAGATGTCAAAAGAAACTGTGGCGAGCATGGCAAGCATTGTCGCCTTATTTATTTTCATGCAAACGCAATTTCCATTTCATTTAGCGAGAATAGCGCATATTGCGCCTTTACTCTTGGCGTTTTTTTATATATCGACAAATAACGAAGAACAAATACTTATATGA
- a CDS encoding phage major capsid protein, with translation MSVSYDRIARDIAFTLEVKSPKVFENIFLNNGVLAMLGDKARVKIVVGGNRFDERVRLGQNSNVDHRDKHTAISTTFQDNVKTAYYGQSVCDGAVPVNLVEQDQNAGDKRIQSLAEDALEELKNTFPNKIADALMKATSTAVDPTSIVEELQATATGSQTRTTGGIARSSYPGTSDKTAMWQTQYNTTAADLSGAAGIGVFQSFLYTCSQGGSAVNEMPDIGITTNGVLARMGSGAETLKRYQVNDKMLNMGFNNFLFGNTTMYGDRNVTATYCYVINTNYARVQILAGPKTKTTGNVKTIGEGKTAIPLQILEPVRVSDKLQYNILAYLTYNLTFGGLRQHGLKTGLTES, from the coding sequence ATGTCCGTATCGTATGACAGAATTGCCAGAGACATAGCATTTACCTTAGAAGTAAAATCTCCGAAGGTATTCGAAAATATCTTCCTTAACAATGGTGTATTAGCCATGCTTGGCGATAAAGCCAGAGTTAAGATTGTTGTTGGCGGTAATAGATTTGATGAGCGTGTTCGTTTGGGACAAAACTCAAACGTAGACCACAGAGATAAACACACCGCAATATCTACTACTTTCCAGGACAATGTGAAGACTGCTTACTATGGGCAGAGTGTGTGTGATGGCGCAGTACCGGTTAATTTAGTTGAACAAGACCAAAACGCAGGGGACAAGAGGATTCAATCATTAGCGGAGGACGCACTTGAGGAATTGAAAAATACATTTCCTAACAAGATTGCAGACGCGCTTATGAAAGCAACCTCTACCGCAGTTGACCCTACGTCTATTGTTGAAGAACTTCAAGCGACAGCGACAGGCTCACAGACAAGGACTACGGGAGGCATTGCCCGTTCATCGTATCCTGGCACATCAGACAAAACAGCTATGTGGCAAACGCAATACAATACCACCGCAGCTGATTTATCAGGAGCAGCAGGTATTGGCGTTTTCCAGAGTTTCCTTTACACTTGCTCACAAGGTGGAAGCGCTGTTAATGAAATGCCCGATATAGGCATTACTACGAACGGCGTTCTTGCGCGTATGGGTTCAGGAGCAGAAACATTGAAGCGTTATCAGGTAAACGACAAAATGCTCAACATGGGGTTTAACAACTTTTTATTTGGTAATACGACAATGTATGGAGATCGTAATGTAACTGCTACATATTGCTATGTGATTAACACAAACTACGCTCGTGTTCAGATTCTTGCCGGGCCAAAAACGAAAACAACCGGCAATGTAAAGACTATCGGCGAAGGCAAGACCGCTATTCCTTTACAGATACTTGAGCCGGTAAGGGTAAGTGATAAGTTGCAGTACAACATCTTAGCGTACTTGACTTACAATCTTACGTTTGGTGGTTTACGTCAACATGGTTTAAAAACGGGATTAACTGAAAGTTAA